From one Saccharomyces cerevisiae S288c mitochondrion, complete genome genomic stretch:
- a CDS encoding maturase-like protein (Maturase-like protein) → MIKWTMINIYLLLMFLIIKNNNNNNNYNNITKYNKDMDLYSIQSPYIKNMNIIKRGYHTSLNNKLIIVQKDNKNNNKNNLEMDNFYKWLVGFTDGDGSFYIKLNDKKYLRFFYGFRMHIDDKACLEKIRNMLNMPSNFEETTKTIMLVNSQKKWLYSNIVTIFDKYPCLTIKYYSYYKWKMAMINNLNGMSYNNKDLLNIKNTINNYEVMPNLKIPYDKMNDYWILGFIEAEGSFDTSPKRNICGFNVSQHKRSINTLKAIKSYVLNNWKPIDNTPLLIKNKLLKDWDSSIKLTKPDKNGVIKLEFNRMDFLYYVILPKLYSLKWYSRKEIDFQLWKTTMEIYMKGLHNTTKGSNLLKLINNNINKKRYYSNYNISKNIIDDVLNMNTIYNYKLPYRMNSDIQRLNSMNNNNTKFINVGVFVYDLNNTLIMTFTGYRPAATYFNCSKHEIAKYIKNGNVFMNKYILKNILLD, encoded by the exons ATGATTAAATGAACAATAATTAATATTTACTTATTATTAATATTTTTAATTATTAAAAATAATAATAATAATAATAATTATAATAATATTCTTAAATATAATAAAGATATAGATTTATATTCTATTCAATCACCTTATATTAAAAATATAAATATTATTAAAAGAGGTTATCATACTTCTTTAAATAATAAATTAATTATTGTTCAAAAAGATAATAAAAATAATAATAAGAATAATTTAGAAATAGATAATTTTTATAAATGATTAGTAGGATTTACAGATGGAGATGGTAGTTTTTATATTAAATTAAATGATAAAAAATATTTAAGATTTTTTTATGGTTTTAGAATACATATTGATGATAAAGCATGTTTAGAAAAGATTAGAAATATATTAAATATACCTTCTAATTTTGAAGAACTACTTAAAACAATTATATTAGTAAATTCACAAAAGAAATGGTTATATTCTAATATTGTAACTATTTTTGATAAGTATCCTTGTTTAACAATTAAATATTATAGTTATTATAAATGAAAAATAGCTATAATTAATAATTTAAATGGTATATCTTATAATAATAAAGATTTATTAAATATTAAAAATACAATTAATAATTATGAAGTTATACCTAATTTAAAAATTCCATATGATAAAATAAATGATTATTGAATTTTAGGTTTTATTGAAGCTGAAGGTTCATTTGATCTATCTCCAAAACGTAATATTTGTGGTTTTAATGTTTCACAACATAAACGTAGTATTAATACATTAAAAGCTATTAAATCTTATGTATTAAATAATTGAAAACCAATTGATAATACACCATTATTAATTAAAAATAAATTATTAAAAGATTGAGATTCATCTATTAAATTAACTAAACCTGATAAAAATGGAGTTATTAAATTAGAATTTAATAGAATAGATTTTTTATATTATGTTATTTTACCTAAATTATATTCATTAAAATGATATAGTCGTAAAGAAATTGATTTCCAATTATGAAAAACACTTATAGAAATCTATATAAAAGGTTTACATAATACACTTAAAGGTTCTAATTTATTAAAATTAATTAATAATAATATTAATAAAAAAAGATATTATTCTAATTATAATATTTCT AAAAATATTATTGATGATGTATTAAATATAAATCTTATCTATAATTATAAATTACCATATCGTATAAATAGTGATATTCAACGTTTAAATTCTATAAATAATAATAATACTAAATTTATTAATGTTGGAGTATTTGTTTATGATTTAAATAATACATTAATTATAACATTTACTGGTTATAGACCAGCAGCTCTTTACTTTAATTGTTCT AAACATGAAATTGCTAAATATATTAAAAATGGTAATGTATTTATAAATAAATATATTTTAAAAAATATTTTATTAGATTAA
- the COX2 gene encoding cytochrome c oxidase subunit 2 (Subunit II of cytochrome c oxidase (Complex IV); Complex IV is the terminal member of the mitochondrial inner membrane electron transport chain; one of three mitochondrially-encoded subunits) — MLDLLRLQLTTFIMNDVPTPYACYFQDSATPNQEGILELHDNIMFYLLVILGLVSWMLYTIVMTYSKNPIAYKYIKHGQTIEVIWTIFPAVILLIIAFPSFILLYLCDEVISPAMTIKAIGYQWYWKYEYSDFINDSGETVEFESYVIPDELLEEGQLRLLDTDTSMVVPVDTHIRFVVTAADVIHDFAIPSLGIKVDATPGRLNQVSALIQREGVFYGACSELCGTGHANMPIKIEAVSLPKFLEWLNEQ, encoded by the coding sequence ATGTTAGATTTATTAAGATTACAATTAACAACATTCATTATGAATGATGTACCAACACCTTATGCATGTTATTTTCAGGATTCAGCAACACCAAATCAAGAAGGTATTTTAGAATTACATGATAATATTATGTTTTATTTATTAGTTATTTTAGGTTTAGTATCTTGAATGTTATATACAATTGTTATAACATATTCAAAAAATCCTATTGCATATAAATATATTAAACATGGACAAACTATTGAAGTTATTTGAACAATTTTTCCAGCTGTAATTTTATTAATTATTGCTTTTCCTTCATTTATTTTATTATATTTATGTGATGAAGTTATTTCACCAGCTATAACTATTAAAGCTATTGGATATCAATGATATTGAAAATATGAATATTCAGATTTTATTAATGATAGTGGTGAAACTGTTGAATTTGAATCATATGTTATTCCTGATGAATTATTAGAAGAAGGTCAATTAAGATTATTAGATACTGATACTTCTATAGTTGTACCTGTAGATACACATATTAGATTCGTTGTAACAGCTGCTGATGTTATTCATGATTTTGCTATTCCAAGTTTAGGTATTAAAGTTGATGCTACTCCTGGTAGATTAAATCAAGTTTCTGCTTTAATTCAAAGAGAAGGTGTCTTCTATGGAGCATGTTCTGAGTTGTGTGGGACAGGTCATGCAAATATGCCAATTAAGATCGAAGCAGTATCATTACCTAAATTTTTGGAATGATTAAATGAACAATAA
- the SCEI gene encoding intron-encoded endonuclease I-SceI (I-SceI DNA endonuclease; encoded by the mitochondrial group I intron of the 21S_rRNA gene; mediates gene conversion that propagates the intron into intron-less copies of the 21S_rRNA gene), which yields MKNIKKNQVMNLGPNSKLLKEYKSQLIELNIEQFEAGIGLILGDAYIRSRDEGKTYCMQFEWKNKAYMDHVCLLYDQWVLSPPHKKERVNHLGNLVITWGAQTFKHQAFNKLANLFIVNNKKTIPNNLVENYLTPMSLAYWFMDDGGKWDYNKNSTNKSIVLNTQSFTFEEVEYLVKGLRNKFQLNCYVKINKNKPIIYIDSMSYLIFYNLIKPYLIPQMMYKLPNTISSETFLK from the coding sequence ATGAAAAATATTAAAAAAAATCAAGTAATAAATTTAGGACCTAATTCTAAATTATTAAAAGAATATAAATCACAATTAATTGAATTAAATATTGAACAATTTGAAGCAGGTATTGGTTTAATTTTAGGAGATGCTTATATTCGTAGTCGTGATGAAGGTAAACTATATTGTATGCAATTTGAGTGAAAAAATAAGGCATACATGGATCATGTATGTTTATTATATGATCAATGAGTATTATCACCTCCTCATAAAAAAGAAAGAGTTAATCATTTAGGTAATTTAGTAATTACCTGAGGAGCTCAAACTTTTAAACATCAAGCTTTTAATAAATTAGCTAACTTATTTATTGTAAATAATAAAAAACTTATTCCTAATAATTTAGTTGAAAATTATTTAACACCTATAAGTTTAGCATATTGATTTATAGATGATGGAGGTAAATGAGATTATAATAAAAATTCTCTTAATAAAAGTATTGTATTAAATACACAAAGTTTTACTTTTGAAGAAGTAGAATATTTAGTTAAAGGTTTAAGAAATAAATTTCAATTAAATTGTTATGTTAAAATTAATAAAAATAAACCAATTATTTATATTGATTCTATAAGTTATTTAATTTTTTATAATTTAATTAAACCTTATTTAATTCCTCAAATGATATATAAATTACCTAATACTATTTCATCCGAAACTTTTTTAAAATAA